Proteins encoded within one genomic window of Calditrichota bacterium:
- a CDS encoding peptidoglycan DD-metalloendopeptidase family protein, translating into MRDKKIKLIFFSLRDSKVKDYALDGKKLLFISLLAIVFLVLAVGAGIKYFTGWLDDTKVESLEQANASLMKQLGKIRDNIQEVKHQIRVWEQRDDEMRLMAGLDTLSQDVRMAGVGGPEIAYSEEFDLLPHPIKNEVVETSELIDQLKRQLQLLTESRKAIDEALKNRSDEISHIPTIKPVRRGRLTARFGYRIDPFTGARAKHMGIDLGAPEGTPIFAPADGVVIKVVKTYKPHKSYGRYVVIDHGNGYRTVYGHMHSVKVRMGQKVKRWDVIGTVGQTGRATGPHLHYEVIAYGKKMNPLNYIYE; encoded by the coding sequence ATGCGTGATAAAAAGATCAAGCTGATTTTCTTTTCTTTGCGTGATTCGAAAGTCAAAGATTACGCATTAGACGGAAAAAAGCTGTTGTTCATCTCATTGCTGGCAATAGTTTTTTTGGTGCTTGCGGTAGGTGCCGGCATCAAATATTTTACTGGCTGGCTCGATGACACTAAAGTTGAATCACTCGAGCAAGCGAATGCCAGTCTGATGAAACAGCTAGGAAAAATACGCGACAACATTCAGGAGGTAAAGCACCAAATCCGCGTATGGGAACAGCGAGATGATGAAATGCGGCTTATGGCGGGGTTGGATACACTGAGCCAGGATGTTCGCATGGCGGGCGTTGGCGGTCCTGAAATCGCCTACTCCGAGGAGTTTGATCTATTGCCTCATCCGATAAAAAATGAAGTGGTTGAAACTTCCGAATTAATCGATCAGCTCAAACGACAACTGCAATTGCTAACGGAAAGCCGCAAAGCAATAGACGAAGCCTTGAAAAACAGAAGCGACGAAATCAGCCACATCCCCACCATTAAACCAGTGCGCAGAGGTAGATTAACCGCCCGATTTGGCTATCGGATCGATCCCTTCACCGGAGCGCGCGCCAAACACATGGGCATTGATCTCGGTGCGCCGGAAGGGACGCCGATTTTCGCTCCCGCAGACGGTGTCGTTATTAAAGTGGTAAAGACATACAAGCCGCATAAAAGCTACGGCAGATATGTCGTCATTGACCACGGCAATGGCTACCGCACTGTGTACGGTCACATGCACAGCGTCAAAGTTCGCATGGGTCAAAAAGTCAAACGATGGGACGTTATCGGCACAGTGGGGCAGACCGGCCGCGCCACGGGGCCTCATCTCCATTACGAAGTCATTGCTTACGGCAAAAAAATGAATCCGCTCAATTATATTTACGAATAA